A single genomic interval of Nonomuraea rubra harbors:
- a CDS encoding serine hydrolase domain-containing protein, protein MDRRRFLALAGATGLGAAAGHVAPAQAASYPHYDAGIPAEAHTKLGELAAYGVTALAFTPSGGWVVVTQDGRYFARGIPDACFTELGKLSAAGRKIHCVAFPPEGGDRWVITTDRGVTARGIPEACRQRAESFYQAGQQVVDVAFPPAGGDRWVVTASAGFHAKGVDDECYQMMRNLTQGGRRITRVAFPRAGGWTVVAQDEFHARGIPGACFDRMNTLAGGGWQVHSVAFSPSGGWALASRGKAPALPADKVRQVENAVGGSTIWQRMNAYRTPGVAVAVVIGNKIAWSTGYGWLEAGGAAAAHPETAFQAASISKAVTAVGVLRLLQTREIALGADIRPYLGWNLPRRSCVTSTAVPTIDRMLTHRAGVIGRGSTTPASACTGFDAGGGGFPGYGPDATVPTLLEIMNGAGNTPKIELTTAPGAEYHYSGAGFVLLQRMVEQQTGMTLAQYMQQEVFAPLGMTTSSYALTPGFEPAAGHTTTGAVIPGRRNRYPESAAAGLYTNVLDLCRLVSYLNRAYTASGDLAGPLTRASVRTLLSQGPQPGMGRGLFLSGAGTDGFSYSHDGSNYGFKSVFTGYPKLGAGFAVLANGSSTSLVTEIAAAVRKVYGWP, encoded by the coding sequence ATGGATCGCCGACGTTTCCTGGCCCTGGCAGGCGCCACCGGCCTCGGTGCCGCGGCCGGACACGTCGCCCCCGCCCAGGCCGCGAGCTACCCCCACTACGACGCCGGCATCCCCGCCGAGGCGCACACCAAGCTGGGCGAGCTGGCCGCGTACGGTGTCACGGCGCTCGCCTTCACCCCGTCCGGCGGCTGGGTCGTCGTCACCCAGGACGGCCGGTACTTCGCCCGCGGCATCCCCGACGCCTGCTTCACCGAGCTCGGCAAGCTCAGCGCCGCCGGCAGGAAGATCCACTGCGTGGCCTTCCCGCCGGAGGGCGGCGACCGGTGGGTGATCACCACCGACCGCGGGGTGACGGCCCGCGGCATCCCCGAGGCCTGCCGGCAGCGCGCCGAGTCCTTCTACCAGGCCGGGCAGCAGGTCGTGGACGTCGCCTTCCCGCCGGCCGGCGGCGACCGCTGGGTGGTGACCGCCTCCGCCGGGTTCCACGCCAAGGGGGTGGACGACGAGTGTTACCAGATGATGCGCAACCTCACGCAGGGCGGGCGCCGCATCACCCGCGTCGCCTTCCCGCGCGCCGGCGGCTGGACGGTCGTCGCCCAGGACGAGTTCCACGCCCGCGGCATCCCCGGCGCCTGCTTCGATCGCATGAACACCCTGGCGGGCGGCGGCTGGCAGGTGCACAGCGTGGCCTTCTCTCCGTCCGGCGGCTGGGCGCTGGCCTCGCGCGGCAAGGCTCCGGCGCTGCCCGCCGACAAGGTGCGCCAGGTCGAGAACGCGGTCGGCGGCTCGACGATCTGGCAGCGGATGAACGCGTACCGGACGCCCGGGGTCGCGGTCGCGGTGGTCATCGGCAACAAGATCGCCTGGTCGACCGGGTACGGGTGGCTGGAGGCCGGCGGCGCCGCGGCGGCCCATCCCGAGACGGCGTTCCAGGCCGCCTCGATCAGCAAGGCCGTCACCGCGGTCGGCGTCCTGCGCCTGCTGCAGACCCGCGAGATCGCGCTCGGCGCCGACATCCGTCCCTACCTCGGCTGGAACCTGCCCCGCCGTTCCTGCGTGACGTCCACGGCGGTGCCCACGATCGACCGGATGCTGACCCACCGCGCCGGCGTGATCGGCCGCGGCTCGACCACCCCGGCGAGCGCCTGCACCGGGTTCGACGCGGGCGGCGGCGGCTTCCCCGGCTACGGCCCCGACGCCACCGTGCCCACGCTGCTGGAGATCATGAACGGCGCGGGCAACACCCCGAAGATCGAGCTGACCACCGCGCCGGGCGCCGAGTACCACTACTCGGGAGCCGGGTTCGTGCTGCTGCAGCGGATGGTGGAGCAGCAGACCGGGATGACGCTGGCCCAGTACATGCAGCAGGAGGTGTTCGCGCCGCTCGGCATGACCACCAGCTCCTACGCCCTCACCCCCGGCTTCGAGCCGGCCGCCGGCCACACCACCACCGGCGCGGTGATCCCCGGCAGGCGCAACCGCTACCCCGAGTCGGCCGCCGCCGGCCTCTACACCAACGTGCTGGACCTGTGCCGCCTGGTGTCCTACCTCAACCGGGCCTACACCGCCTCCGGCGACCTCGCCGGCCCGCTCACCAGAGCCTCGGTCCGTACGCTGCTCAGCCAGGGGCCCCAGCCCGGCATGGGCCGCGGCCTGTTCCTCTCCGGAGCGGGCACCGACGGCTTCTCCTACAGCCACGACGGCTCCAACTACGGCTTCAAGTCGGTGTTCACCGGCTACCCGAAGCTCGGTGCGGGCTTCGCCGTCCTGGCCAACGGCAGCAGCACCAGCCTGGTCACCGAGATCGCCGCCGCCGTCAGGAAGGTGTATGGCTGGCCCTGA